The proteins below are encoded in one region of Manis pentadactyla isolate mManPen7 chromosome 2, mManPen7.hap1, whole genome shotgun sequence:
- the LBX2 gene encoding transcription factor LBX2 translates to MSSGTEPQTPRTPFSIADILSPRMVPGGPSVAQLTASSPGPTSPLCALEELTNKTFHGLDGHAPQPSEGRAAPGALGPGLAGRRRRKSRTAFTAQQVLELERRFVFQKYLAPSERDGLAAKLGLANAQVITWFQNRRAKLKRDVEEMRADVASLRVLSPEVQGCLALSHRTTGPGPGTGRPDFGPHLSDEEIEVDD, encoded by the exons ATGAGCTCCGGAACCGAGCCCCAGACCCCCCGGACACCCTTCAGCATCGCAGACATCCTAAGCCCACGCATGGTCCCCGGAGGACCCTCTGTGGCTCAGCTTACAGCGTCGAGTCCAGGTCCCACGTCGCCTCTATGCGCACTGGAGGAGCTGACTAATAAAACTTTCCACGGACTTGACGGGCACGCTCCGCAGCCCTCTGAAG GCCGCGCCGCGCCGGGCGCGCTGGGCCCTGGCCTGGCCGGCCGCAGGCGGCGAAAGTCACGCACGGCGTTCACCGCGCAGCAGGTGCTGGAGCTGGAACGGCGCTTCGTCTTCCAGAAGTACCTGGCGCCCTCAGAGCGCGACGGGCTGGCAGCGAAGCTCGGCTTGGCCAACGCGCAGGTCATCACGTGGTTCCAGAACCGGCGAGCCAAGCTCAAGCGCGACGTGGAGGAGATGCGCGCAGACGTGGCCTCGCTGCGCGTGCTGTCTCCCGAAGTCCAGGGCTGCCTCGCTCTGTCCCACCGCACCACAGGCCCCGGACCCGGTACCGGTCGACCTGACTTCGGGCCCCACTTGTCAGACGAGGAGATAGAGGTGGACGATTGA
- the TTC31 gene encoding LOW QUALITY PROTEIN: tetratricopeptide repeat protein 31 (The sequence of the model RefSeq protein was modified relative to this genomic sequence to represent the inferred CDS: inserted 3 bases in 3 codons; substituted 1 base at 1 genomic stop codon), translating to MAAYSVRLRFSGIKCQTVFHFRDFVLHAGGEGLRHIRPWCAAAFLSRRPFSWRPGCPPRVAAVPKXCKEFGPEDRLRAVLSPSTARPSEWRTGEWVSPPWLVESDPPGLCWIHVDGSRRRLQLWCLDYLLNHFCDERKTTGQSDRGKGADGLGTFGGLQKSLLYPPQGSKPCPQSPFAPASFPVAXDSLLLVAMPKKLLLTEEEASHLAEELVAEEEHMKQKAEKKXLKKVAGGQKGWAWRVFQRPHGEVVLGSHCHPDGDGCPPLSPGDQAQGQCGEEEVRAPSSPSWTQLDLSSTFRSLALHKIGGWPPSACREKGLSQEPQGKSLGPQEKMGWEERSCPAEENPQQVLTQVSLGLLAAALQQSQELAKLSTTFAXNGFHHKAMVLFTQALKLNPWDNWLFRNRSFCYERLGQLVRALADSQMAVTLQLRYRSWGQFEKGGSFKFLIPPIAKLSS from the exons ATGGCTGCCTACTCTGTCCGCCTCCGTTTTTCGGGTATCAAATGCCAGACCGTCTTCCACTTTCGA GATTTTGTGCTTCACGCGGGGGGCGAAGGGCTCCGGCACATCCGTCCCTGGTGCGCCGCCGCCTTCCTTTCCCGTAGACCGTTCTCTTGGCGGCCTGGCTGCCCGCCAAGGGTCGCCGCTGTCCCCA CCTGCAAGGAATTCGGTCCTGAGGACAGGCTCAGAG CCGTCCTGAGCCCTTCCACCGCCCGGCCTTCCGAGTGGAGGACTGGGGAGTGG GTTTCTCCTCCATGGCTTGTGGAGAGTGATCCGCCGGGCCTGTGCTGGATCCACGTGGATGGGAGCCGCAGACGGCTGCAGCTGTGGTGCTTGG ACTACCTCCTGAACCATTTTTGTGATGAGAGGAAGACGACTGGACAGAGTGACAGAGGCAAGGGGGCTGATGGACTGGGCACCTTTGGTGGCCTCCAAAAGTCCCTCCTGTACCCTCCACAAGGGTCTAAGCCCTGCCCTCAAAGCCCCTTTGCCCCTGCATCCTTTCCGGTGG TAGACAGCCTGCTTCTGGTGGCCATGCCCAAGAAGCTCCTGCTGACTGAAGAG gaagccagcCACCTGGCTGAGGAGTTGGTGGCGGAGGAAGAGCACatgaaacagaaagcagagaagAAATGACTCAAGAAGGTAGCTGGAGGGCAGAAG GGTTGGGCCTGGAGAGTCTTCCAGAGGCCACATGGTGAAGTGGTTCTGGGCTCACACT GCCACCCAGATGGGGATGGATGCCCCCCATTGAGCCCTGGGGACCAAGCTCAGGGACAGTGTGGTGAGGAAGAGGTGAGAGCCCCTTCTTCCCCTTCTTG GACTCAACTGGATCTATCTAGCACCTTCAGGTCTCTAGCTTTGCATAAAATTGGAGGTTGGCCCCCCAGTGCCTGCAGAGAGAAGGGACTGAGCCAAGAACCCCAAGGCAAAAGCCTGGGCCCCCAGGAGAAGATGGGCTGGGAAGAAAGGAGCTGTCCAGCTGAAGAGAACCCCCAGCAAGTCCTGACACAG GTATCTCTAGGACTGCTGGCAGCCGCCTTACAGCAGAGCCAAGAGCTGGCAA AGTTGAGTACCACCTTTG CAAATGGTTTCCACCACAAGGCCATGGTCCTCTTTACCCAGGCCTTGAAGCTCAACCCCTGGGACAACTG GTTATTTAGAAATCGCTCTTTCTGCTATGAGCGCCTGGGTCAGCTAGTGCGGGCCCTGGCTGATTCTCAGATGGCCGTTACCCTGCAGCTCAGGTATAGGAGCTGGGGCCAGTTTGAGAAAGGAGGCAGTTTTAAGTTCCTGATTCCCCCAATAGCTAAACTTTCCTCCTAA
- the CCDC142 gene encoding coiled-coil domain-containing protein 142 isoform X2, with the protein MGRSRGRARALSGAGKCGSLGPFGTGCPMAQAPRSGGRLPPLATVPPLWAQPEGTGAEHWERRRAGALRGDFRGWPGPPDAGSVPCLDSQPGGAPGEQPRWAAPADAGEHHEAGFADWRWEPAAGRPIPPALRRLRAVLLRLHREREQLLQARNFARHLQAAVRLLRILSRGEPFPGPGPFPQLCRELPPCPSRGAVLRICLREAPDPLLLARPVGIAALRLDAAIEMQLRALGREPASPGLSSQLAHLLLALPAYHQLQGKALSHVPGAARPFSPARVLHLLAGERGCQVAYQLAEALTGSCLRDQLRRRCHEERELLPGLLGLMGGMVGSASSGLGLGGAGALWSQYCTLLWASCARSMDLSLGPWRDPRTAAHHLSQALDQESFLPLASLPQECEKELASLCHNLFHQSLIWSWDQAFCQALGSAHGGQSNLPSSSHTTELLQQLFPPLLDALQEPRSGLLLRWPPGPALLALGLCTLQTTLLWFLSRAQQHVAAWAPGSLLLLIQKDLPPLLHEAEALSSLASEEKLALEVEQQLGLEIQKLTAQMQLLPEETLSLFFKECHKQATQGFELYMPQGRYWRLRLCPGNFSYQRPLPGFQRVIVFGYLQILALLPCLYPCPHLCTPTQKSYSLPPNTPLGAPWIFTASHPVLSFYHSRTAQHS; encoded by the exons ATGGGGCGGAGTCGCGGCCGCGCGCGGGCGTTGAGCGGTGCAGGGAAGTGCGGATCGTTAGGTCCTTTTGGGACAGGCTGCCCCATGGCCCAGGCGCCTCGCTCTGGTGGCCGTCTACCTCCGCTCGCCACCGTGCCGCCCTTGTGGGCGCAACCCGAGGGCACTGGGGCAGAGCACTGGGAGAGAAGGCGGGCAGGCGCCCTCCGCGGGGACTTTCGTGGCTGGCCGGGACCGCCGGATGCCGGGAGCGTCCCCTGCCTGGACTCACAGCCCGGCGGAGCTCCGGGAGAGCAGCCGCGGTGGGCGGCGCCGGCTGACGCGGGAGAGCACCACGAGGCTGGCTTTGCCGACTGGAGGTGGGAGCCGGCAGCTGGCCGCCCGATCCCTCCCGCTCTGCGGCGACTCCGGGCCGTGTTGCTGCGGTTGCACCGCGAGCGGGAGCAGCTCCTCCAAGCCCGGAATTTCGCCCGCCATCTACAGGCGGCCGTGCGCCTCCTGAGGATCTTGAGTCGCGGCGAGCCCTTCCCCGGCCCTGGCCCCTTTCCTCAGCTGTGCCGCGAACTACCGCCATGCCCTTCCCGAGGAGCCGTCCTGCGAATCTGCCTTCGGGAGGCCCCGGATCCGTTACTCCTGGCGCGCCCCGTCGGAATAGCAGCCCTGCGCCTGGATGCTGCCATCGAGATGCAGCTTCGCGCTCTGGGGCGGGAGCCCGCCAGCCCAGGCCTGTCATCCCAACTCGCTCACCTGCTGCTGGCGCTTCCCGCCTACCACCAGCTGCAGGGAAAAGCCTTGAGCCACGTCCCAGGGGCAGCGCGCCCTTTTTCCCCGGCCCGTGTGCTCCACCTCCTGGCCGGGGAGCGAGGTTGCCAGGTGGCATATCAGCTGGCTGAAGCTCTCACGGGATCGTGTTTGCGGGACCAGCTCCGCAGGCGGTGCCATGAGGAGCGAGAGCTGCTGCCGGGGCTACTGGGCCTGATGGGGGGTATGGTGGGTTCGGCCAGCAGCGGACTGGGGCTTGGAGGGGCTGGAGCCCTGTGGAGCCAGTACTGCACTCTGCTGTGGGCATCCTGTGCTAGGAGTATGGACCTAAGCCTAGGGCCCTGGAGGGACCCCAGGACAGCAGCACACCATCTGAGTCAGGCACTGGATCAGG AGTCATTTCTCCCACTAGCATCCTTGCCCCAGGAGTGTGAGAAGGAGCTGGCTTCTTTGTGTCACAACCTATTTCATCAGTCTCTTATCTGGAGCTGGGACCAAG CCTTCTGCCAGGCCCTGGGATCTGCTCATGGAGGTCAGAGCAACCTCCCCTCATCCTCTCATACCACTGAACTTTTGCAACAGCTCTTCCCTCCTCTCTTGGATGCCCTTCAAGAACCCAGGTCAGGGCTGCTCCTCCGTTGGCCTCCAG gtccTGCACTCCTTGCTCTGGGGCTCTGTACCCTGCAGACCACCTTGCTCTGGTTTTTGAGTAGAGCTCAGCAGCATGTGGCAGCATGGGCCCCAGGTTCCCTTCTGCTCCTGATCCAGAAGGACTTACCT CCTCTATTACATGAGGCAGAAGCTCTGTCTAGCCTGGCTTCAGAGGAAAAACTGGCCCTGGAGGTGGAGCAGCAGCTGGGCCTGGAGATCCAGAAGCTGACTGCACAGATGCAG CTCCTGCCTGAAGAGACACTAAGCCTCTTTTTTAAAGAATGTCATAAACAAGCCACACAGGGCTTCGAGCTCTACATGCCACAGGGTCGGTACTGGCGGCTTCGTCTCTGTCCTGGTAACTTTTCTTACCAGCGTCCCCTTCCAGGGTTCCAGAGGGTAATAGTGTTTGGATACCtccaaatcctggctctactCCCCTGTCTCTATCCTTGCCCTCACCTCTGTACACCCACCCAGAAATCCTACTCTCTTCCCCCAAACACTCCACTAGGGGCTCCATGGATCTTCACAGCCTCACATCCTGTCCTTTCTTTTTATCACTCCAGAACTGCCCAGCATTCCTAG
- the CCDC142 gene encoding coiled-coil domain-containing protein 142 isoform X1, translating to MGRSRGRARALSGAGKCGSLGPFGTGCPMAQAPRSGGRLPPLATVPPLWAQPEGTGAEHWERRRAGALRGDFRGWPGPPDAGSVPCLDSQPGGAPGEQPRWAAPADAGEHHEAGFADWRWEPAAGRPIPPALRRLRAVLLRLHREREQLLQARNFARHLQAAVRLLRILSRGEPFPGPGPFPQLCRELPPCPSRGAVLRICLREAPDPLLLARPVGIAALRLDAAIEMQLRALGREPASPGLSSQLAHLLLALPAYHQLQGKALSHVPGAARPFSPARVLHLLAGERGCQVAYQLAEALTGSCLRDQLRRRCHEERELLPGLLGLMGGMVGSASSGLGLGGAGALWSQYCTLLWASCARSMDLSLGPWRDPRTAAHHLSQALDQASLPQECEKELASLCHNLFHQSLIWSWDQAFCQALGSAHGGQSNLPSSSHTTELLQQLFPPLLDALQEPRSGLLLRWPPGPALLALGLCTLQTTLLWFLSRAQQHVAAWAPGSLLLLIQKDLPPLLHEAEALSSLASEEKLALEVEQQLGLEIQKLTAQMQLLPEETLSLFFKECHKQATQGFELYMPQGRYWRLRLCPELPSIPSEYAGLVVRTVLEPVLKGLQGFSPQAQAPALGQALTAILGAWLDHILTHRIRFSLQGALQLRRDFGVIQELLEEEQWGLSLELRQTLLLLSIFQQLDGALLCLLQQPMPKARVQRRSPCCCVYNEIQTTELPSSSLNSLESLESPLRPGAPPAQTAQLLSTLWGGRPTPEAYLVGNQQAWLALRQHQRPRWHLPFLSCLGISPES from the exons ATGGGGCGGAGTCGCGGCCGCGCGCGGGCGTTGAGCGGTGCAGGGAAGTGCGGATCGTTAGGTCCTTTTGGGACAGGCTGCCCCATGGCCCAGGCGCCTCGCTCTGGTGGCCGTCTACCTCCGCTCGCCACCGTGCCGCCCTTGTGGGCGCAACCCGAGGGCACTGGGGCAGAGCACTGGGAGAGAAGGCGGGCAGGCGCCCTCCGCGGGGACTTTCGTGGCTGGCCGGGACCGCCGGATGCCGGGAGCGTCCCCTGCCTGGACTCACAGCCCGGCGGAGCTCCGGGAGAGCAGCCGCGGTGGGCGGCGCCGGCTGACGCGGGAGAGCACCACGAGGCTGGCTTTGCCGACTGGAGGTGGGAGCCGGCAGCTGGCCGCCCGATCCCTCCCGCTCTGCGGCGACTCCGGGCCGTGTTGCTGCGGTTGCACCGCGAGCGGGAGCAGCTCCTCCAAGCCCGGAATTTCGCCCGCCATCTACAGGCGGCCGTGCGCCTCCTGAGGATCTTGAGTCGCGGCGAGCCCTTCCCCGGCCCTGGCCCCTTTCCTCAGCTGTGCCGCGAACTACCGCCATGCCCTTCCCGAGGAGCCGTCCTGCGAATCTGCCTTCGGGAGGCCCCGGATCCGTTACTCCTGGCGCGCCCCGTCGGAATAGCAGCCCTGCGCCTGGATGCTGCCATCGAGATGCAGCTTCGCGCTCTGGGGCGGGAGCCCGCCAGCCCAGGCCTGTCATCCCAACTCGCTCACCTGCTGCTGGCGCTTCCCGCCTACCACCAGCTGCAGGGAAAAGCCTTGAGCCACGTCCCAGGGGCAGCGCGCCCTTTTTCCCCGGCCCGTGTGCTCCACCTCCTGGCCGGGGAGCGAGGTTGCCAGGTGGCATATCAGCTGGCTGAAGCTCTCACGGGATCGTGTTTGCGGGACCAGCTCCGCAGGCGGTGCCATGAGGAGCGAGAGCTGCTGCCGGGGCTACTGGGCCTGATGGGGGGTATGGTGGGTTCGGCCAGCAGCGGACTGGGGCTTGGAGGGGCTGGAGCCCTGTGGAGCCAGTACTGCACTCTGCTGTGGGCATCCTGTGCTAGGAGTATGGACCTAAGCCTAGGGCCCTGGAGGGACCCCAGGACAGCAGCACACCATCTGAGTCAGGCACTGGATCAGG CATCCTTGCCCCAGGAGTGTGAGAAGGAGCTGGCTTCTTTGTGTCACAACCTATTTCATCAGTCTCTTATCTGGAGCTGGGACCAAG CCTTCTGCCAGGCCCTGGGATCTGCTCATGGAGGTCAGAGCAACCTCCCCTCATCCTCTCATACCACTGAACTTTTGCAACAGCTCTTCCCTCCTCTCTTGGATGCCCTTCAAGAACCCAGGTCAGGGCTGCTCCTCCGTTGGCCTCCAG gtccTGCACTCCTTGCTCTGGGGCTCTGTACCCTGCAGACCACCTTGCTCTGGTTTTTGAGTAGAGCTCAGCAGCATGTGGCAGCATGGGCCCCAGGTTCCCTTCTGCTCCTGATCCAGAAGGACTTACCT CCTCTATTACATGAGGCAGAAGCTCTGTCTAGCCTGGCTTCAGAGGAAAAACTGGCCCTGGAGGTGGAGCAGCAGCTGGGCCTGGAGATCCAGAAGCTGACTGCACAGATGCAG CTCCTGCCTGAAGAGACACTAAGCCTCTTTTTTAAAGAATGTCATAAACAAGCCACACAGGGCTTCGAGCTCTACATGCCACAGGGTCGGTACTGGCGGCTTCGTCTCTGTCCTG AACTGCCCAGCATTCCTAGTGAGTATGCTGGATTGGTGGTCCGCACTGTCCTTGAGCCTGTGTTGAAAGGACTACAAGGATTTTCACCCCAAGCCCAAGCACCTGCCCTTGGGCAGGCACTGACTGCCATCCTGGGTGCCTGGCTTGACCACATCCTCACCCATAGGATCCGGTTCAG CCTGCAGGGGGCACTGCAGCTCAGACGAGACTTTGGAGTGATTCAGGAGTTGCTGGAGGAGGAGCAGTGGGGCCTTTCTCTGGAACTTCGCCAGACTCTGCTCTTGCTCAGCATCTTCCAGCAGCTGGATGGGGCCCTGCTGTGTCTATTGCAGCAGCCCATGCCCAAGGCTCGAGTCCAGAGGAGGTCTCCCTGTTGCT GTGTGTATAATGAGATCCAGACCACGGAATTGCCCAGCAGCAGCCTCAACAGCTTGGAGAGCTTAGAGTCCCCTCTTCGGCCTGGAGCACCCCCAGCCCAGACAGCTCAGCTGCTAAGCACACTGTGGGGAGGGAGACCCACCCCTGAGGCTTACCTGGTGGGAAATCAGCAGGCCTGGCTTGCCCTGAGACAGCACCAGCGACCCCGCTGGCACTTGCCTTTTCTTTCCTGCCTGGGGATCAGTCCTGAATCCTAA
- the MRPL53 gene encoding 39S ribosomal protein L53, mitochondrial: protein MIGSITAFFGALHTLYRNHLSLLAFLLQSGQGGRLRGGLHGGRQQGVATVRGPVSAEAGLLLHRNPSARESFRGGGFTMAAALARLGLRSVKQVRVQFCPFEKNVESTRTFLQAVSSEKVRSTNFNCLVIADVRHDGSEPCVDVLFGDGHRLIMRGTHLTAQEMLSAFASHIQARGAAESGDKSGAGAGR from the exons ATGATAGGTAGTATTACCGCTTTCTTTGGGGCCCTCCATACTCTGTACCGAAACCacctctctctcctggcctttcttCTCCAATCGGGCCAGGGCGGCCGTTTGCGTGGCGGGCTGCACGGAGGACGGCAGCAGGGAGTCGCCACCGTGAGAGGCCCGGTTAGCGCGGAAGCTGGGCTCCTCTTGCACCGGAACCCTTCCGCGCGCGAGTCCTTCCGGGGCGGGGGGTTCACCATGGCAGCGGCCTTGGCTCGGCTTGGACTCCGGTCTGTCAAGCAAGTTCGGGTTCAATTCTGCCCCTTTGAGAAGAACGTGGAGTCGACGAG GACCTTCCTCCAGGCAGTGAGCAGCGAGAAGGTCCGCTCCACCAACTTCAACTGCTTGGTGATTGCAGATGTGAGGCACGACGGCTCCGAGCCCTGCGTGGACGTGCTGTTCG GAGACGGGCATCGCCTGATTATGCGCGGCACCCACCTCACCGCCCAGGAAATGCTCTCCGCCTTCGCCTCCCACATACAGGCCAGGGGCGCAGCAGAGAGCGGGGACAAGTCAGGCGCTGGTGCGGGGCGCTGA